In one Methylobacterium sp. SyP6R genomic region, the following are encoded:
- a CDS encoding zinc-binding dehydrogenase, with the protein MSKPEIRVATFAGPGAEPVIQSVPWPKVPRKAALIKVGACGVCGTDQHILKGHWPKPLPWPFTLGHEIGGVIVEKGDEFTADFMEKPLQVGSKVMIPPLMPCGHCYYCVHYPEQANKCLTPVYYGRYLGFDKAPHLWGGWAEYVYVDLEMLPGTKVYKLPDDMSLRLGALSEPLTSCIRAFNRATRAGGFKWGDTVVIQGSGPIGILAVAAAQEMGAGRVICVGAPEEPRLALARRFGAEATIDITKVTSPEARIAAVREIVGGFGADLVMDCSGHPSAGPEGIEFLRDGGTYVEMGQFTDAGKIETSWHRICSKDLNVLGSWAFTGNDLPLGVDMLYRARHKYPWLEMQTVYPFTQEGVSQAVKDAMAMKTVKSTIVPFPDLVA; encoded by the coding sequence ATGAGCAAGCCAGAGATCCGCGTCGCCACGTTCGCGGGCCCCGGGGCGGAACCCGTCATCCAATCGGTGCCCTGGCCGAAGGTTCCGCGCAAGGCCGCGCTAATCAAGGTCGGCGCCTGCGGCGTCTGCGGCACCGACCAGCACATCCTCAAGGGCCATTGGCCGAAGCCCCTGCCGTGGCCGTTCACCCTCGGCCACGAGATCGGCGGCGTCATCGTCGAGAAGGGCGACGAGTTCACCGCCGACTTCATGGAGAAGCCGCTCCAGGTCGGATCGAAGGTGATGATCCCGCCGCTGATGCCGTGCGGGCACTGCTATTACTGCGTCCATTATCCGGAGCAGGCCAACAAGTGCCTGACCCCGGTCTATTACGGGCGCTATCTCGGCTTCGACAAGGCGCCGCACCTGTGGGGCGGCTGGGCCGAATACGTCTATGTCGATCTCGAGATGCTGCCGGGCACCAAGGTCTACAAGCTTCCCGACGACATGTCGCTGCGCCTCGGTGCTCTGTCCGAGCCGCTCACCTCCTGCATCCGCGCCTTCAACCGGGCGACCCGGGCCGGCGGTTTCAAGTGGGGCGACACGGTGGTGATCCAGGGCTCCGGGCCGATCGGCATCCTGGCGGTGGCCGCCGCCCAGGAGATGGGGGCGGGCCGGGTGATCTGCGTCGGTGCGCCGGAGGAGCCGCGTCTCGCCCTCGCCCGCAGGTTCGGCGCCGAGGCCACGATCGACATCACCAAGGTCACGAGCCCCGAGGCCCGCATCGCCGCGGTGCGCGAGATCGTCGGCGGCTTCGGCGCCGACCTGGTGATGGACTGCTCGGGCCACCCGAGTGCGGGGCCAGAGGGGATCGAGTTCCTGCGCGACGGCGGCACCTATGTCGAGATGGGCCAGTTCACCGATGCGGGGAAGATCGAGACCTCCTGGCACCGGATCTGCTCCAAGGACCTGAACGTGCTGGGCTCCTGGGCCTTCACCGGCAACGACCTGCCGCTCGGCGTCGACATGCTCTACCGCGCCCGGCACAAATATCCGTGGCTGGAGATGCAGACGGTCTATCCCTTCACCCAGGAGGGCGTGTCGCAGGCGGTGAAAGACGCGATGGCGATGAAGACGGTGAAATCCACCATCGTGCCGTTCCCGGACCTCGTCGCCTGA
- a CDS encoding DUF2147 domain-containing protein — protein MRPTVLAALFLACAPALAHAQAGPQPAGTWLTPGGDSQIRISRCGAGYCGTIAKVMAGETKDVNNPDASLRGRSLIGVALTRDMRPAGEGWEGSLYNFRDGKTYSGKLAMKGPNVLELSGCVLGGLICKKQMWTRVD, from the coding sequence TTGCGTCCGACCGTTCTCGCCGCCCTGTTCCTCGCCTGCGCACCGGCGCTCGCCCATGCGCAGGCGGGCCCCCAGCCCGCCGGCACCTGGCTCACCCCCGGGGGAGATTCGCAGATCCGCATCAGCCGCTGCGGCGCCGGCTATTGCGGCACCATCGCCAAGGTGATGGCCGGCGAGACCAAGGACGTGAACAATCCCGATGCTTCCTTGCGCGGTCGCAGCCTCATCGGCGTCGCTCTTACCCGCGACATGCGGCCGGCCGGGGAGGGCTGGGAGGGCTCGCTCTACAATTTTCGCGATGGGAAGACCTATTCGGGCAAGCTCGCTATGAAGGGACCGAACGTACTCGAACTGTCGGGCTGCGTGCTCGGCGGGCTGATCTGCAAGAAGCAGATGTGGACGCGGGTGGATTGA
- a CDS encoding DUF4345 domain-containing protein yields the protein MTYETERRALQRVVAVAGLVPVLGGLYGVLFGQAGLGGGAFDVSTDSHFRYLSGLLLGIGLLFWSTIPGIETKTSLFRFLTMVVVLGGLSRLLGLWLTGVPSLTMLAALGMELVVTPLLCLWQIRVASRAGAEVL from the coding sequence ATGACCTACGAGACGGAGCGGCGGGCGTTGCAGCGGGTGGTGGCGGTGGCGGGGCTCGTGCCGGTTCTGGGCGGGCTCTACGGCGTGCTGTTCGGCCAGGCCGGCCTCGGCGGGGGCGCCTTCGACGTCTCGACAGACAGCCACTTCCGCTACCTGTCGGGTCTTCTGCTCGGGATCGGCCTTTTGTTCTGGTCGACGATTCCGGGTATCGAGACCAAGACGTCTCTGTTCCGCTTCCTGACGATGGTCGTGGTCCTGGGCGGGTTGAGCCGGCTCCTCGGCCTGTGGCTCACCGGGGTGCCCTCGCTCACCATGCTGGCGGCGCTGGGCATGGAACTGGTGGTCACGCCGCTGCTCTGCCTGTGGCAGATCCGGGTAGCGAGCCGGGCGGGGGCGGAGGTGCTGTGA
- a CDS encoding MaoC family dehydratase: protein MEIFDGPEALKAAIGQEIGVGEWVTVDQAMIDRFAEATDDHQWIHVDPERAARESPYGATVAHGYLTLSLVPRFIAGVRRLEGLRLSLNYGLDRVRFPAPVVVNARLRGRVRVAAALDVPPRGLRTTYGVTVEIEGAEKPACLADAVVLHHW from the coding sequence ATGGAGATTTTCGACGGGCCGGAGGCCCTGAAGGCGGCGATCGGGCAGGAGATCGGCGTCGGCGAGTGGGTCACCGTCGACCAGGCGATGATCGACCGCTTCGCCGAGGCCACGGACGATCACCAGTGGATCCACGTCGATCCCGAGCGGGCGGCGCGCGAATCGCCCTACGGCGCCACGGTGGCGCATGGCTACCTGACCCTGTCGCTCGTGCCGCGCTTCATCGCCGGGGTCCGCCGGCTGGAGGGCCTGCGGCTGAGCCTGAATTACGGCCTCGACCGGGTGCGCTTCCCCGCCCCCGTGGTGGTGAATGCGCGCCTGCGCGGCCGGGTACGGGTGGCCGCGGCCCTCGACGTGCCGCCCCGGGGCCTGCGCACCACCTACGGGGTGACGGTCGAGATCGAGGGCGCCGAGAAGCCGGCCTGCCTCGCCGACGCGGTGGTGCTGCACCACTGGTGA
- a CDS encoding MFS transporter: MASFKTVMKSGHPPTLFAAFLYFDFCFAIWVLNGAMGPFITEHYKLSPAETGFMISLPILAGAIMRFPLGVLAQYIGRKNAAITEMSLIVLAMAYGFFLVHNFTDVLAMGVLLGIAGASFGVALSLGSGWFPAEHKGLAMGIAGAGNSGTVLAVLFAPPLAQAYGWQAVYGFAGLFMLIPLAVMIVFAEEPPDREHQSFKQHVSCLFEKDGWAFNLVYVITFGGFIGLSNFLPTFFYEQFAVTKIEAGRLTMLAALMGSGIRVLGGYFADRIGGILVLTVVLLAAVGSFLMLTAAPTLFVTTLLFMFCFAALGAGNGALFQLVPLRWPTNTAVAGSMIGEVGALGGAILPNAMGLSKQYTGGFAAGFLFYAAFTAVVLGCLALWSRKWVGVWVGPRGKVLAQAGAEAPAQQETPIGGVQRA, encoded by the coding sequence ATGGCCAGTTTCAAGACCGTCATGAAGTCGGGTCATCCCCCGACCCTGTTCGCCGCGTTCCTGTATTTCGATTTCTGCTTCGCGATCTGGGTGCTCAACGGCGCCATGGGGCCGTTCATCACCGAGCATTACAAGCTCTCGCCGGCCGAGACCGGCTTCATGATCTCGCTGCCGATCCTCGCCGGCGCGATCATGCGCTTTCCCCTCGGCGTGCTCGCCCAGTATATCGGGCGCAAGAACGCCGCCATCACCGAGATGTCGCTGATCGTCCTGGCGATGGCCTACGGCTTCTTCCTGGTGCACAACTTCACCGACGTGCTCGCCATGGGCGTGCTGCTCGGCATCGCCGGCGCCTCGTTCGGCGTGGCGCTCTCCCTCGGCTCGGGCTGGTTCCCGGCGGAGCACAAGGGCCTGGCGATGGGCATCGCCGGCGCCGGCAATTCGGGCACCGTGCTGGCGGTGCTGTTCGCGCCGCCGCTCGCCCAGGCCTATGGCTGGCAGGCGGTCTACGGCTTTGCCGGATTGTTCATGCTGATCCCGCTCGCGGTGATGATCGTCTTCGCCGAGGAGCCGCCGGACCGCGAGCACCAGAGCTTCAAGCAGCACGTCTCGTGCCTGTTCGAGAAGGACGGCTGGGCCTTCAACCTGGTCTACGTCATCACCTTCGGCGGCTTCATCGGCCTGTCGAACTTCCTGCCGACCTTCTTCTACGAGCAGTTCGCCGTCACCAAGATCGAGGCCGGGCGGCTGACCATGCTGGCCGCCCTGATGGGATCGGGCATCCGCGTCCTCGGCGGCTACTTCGCCGACCGGATCGGCGGCATCCTGGTGCTGACCGTGGTTCTGCTCGCCGCCGTCGGCTCGTTCCTGATGCTCACCGCCGCGCCGACCTTGTTCGTCACCACGCTGCTGTTCATGTTCTGCTTCGCGGCGCTCGGCGCCGGCAACGGCGCCCTGTTCCAGCTCGTCCCCTTGCGCTGGCCGACCAACACCGCGGTGGCGGGCTCGATGATCGGCGAGGTCGGGGCGCTCGGCGGCGCCATCCTGCCCAACGCCATGGGCCTGTCGAAGCAGTATACCGGCGGCTTCGCGGCGGGCTTCCTGTTCTACGCCGCCTTCACGGCGGTCGTGCTCGGTTGCCTCGCCCTGTGGTCGCGCAAGTGGGTCGGCGTCTGGGTGGGTCCGCGCGGCAAGGTGCTGGCCCAGGCCGGAGCCGAGGCGCCGGCCCAGCAGGAGACCCCCATCGGCGGCGTGCAGCGCGCCTGA
- a CDS encoding ComF family protein produces the protein MPATRSRRPRAGRAAAVTGLHRLAGLPGLALRGVVGLVYPPSCIACGAATAVPHALCAACWNEMRFIERPYCERLGTPFAVDLGSPGLLSPAALSDPPVYQRARAVARYDATARRLVQRLKYEDRLDLAGALGAMMARAGAELLAEADVAVPMPLWRWRLWWRRFNQAALLARTATRGSDVPVAPKLLARVRRTRQQVGLSRAARAENLQGAFRVPEAARPLLLGKRVLLVDDVLTTGATANAAARALLRGGAAAVDVLVFARVVSDGRDVI, from the coding sequence ATGCCTGCCACACGGAGCCGGAGGCCGAGGGCGGGGAGAGCGGCGGCCGTGACCGGGCTGCACCGCTTGGCCGGGCTGCCCGGCCTCGCGCTCCGCGGCGTCGTCGGGCTGGTCTATCCGCCGAGTTGCATCGCCTGCGGGGCCGCCACGGCGGTGCCGCACGCCCTCTGCGCGGCCTGCTGGAACGAGATGCGCTTCATCGAGCGGCCCTATTGCGAACGGCTCGGCACGCCGTTCGCGGTCGATCTCGGTTCACCCGGCCTGCTCTCGCCGGCCGCCCTCTCCGACCCGCCGGTCTATCAGCGCGCCCGGGCGGTGGCGCGCTACGATGCGACCGCGCGGCGGCTGGTGCAGCGCCTGAAATACGAGGACCGCCTCGATCTCGCGGGCGCCCTCGGGGCGATGATGGCGCGGGCGGGGGCCGAGTTGCTGGCGGAGGCCGACGTGGCGGTGCCGATGCCGCTCTGGCGCTGGCGGCTGTGGTGGCGGCGCTTCAACCAGGCCGCCCTGCTCGCCCGGACGGCCACGCGCGGCAGCGACGTTCCCGTCGCACCCAAGCTGCTCGCCCGGGTGCGGCGCACCCGCCAGCAGGTCGGCCTGAGCCGCGCCGCCCGGGCGGAGAACCTGCAGGGCGCCTTCCGGGTGCCGGAGGCGGCGCGGCCGCTTCTCCTGGGCAAGCGGGTCCTCCTCGTCGACGACGTGCTGACCACGGGCGCGACGGCGAACGCCGCCGCCCGGGCGCTCCTGCGCGGCGGGGCGGCGGCGGTCGACGTGCTGGTCTTCGCCCGCGTGGTGAGCGACGGGCGCGACGTGATCTAG
- a CDS encoding restriction endonuclease, which translates to MRRTSSLADRLFWPIVAGGAASLWFGPKALAVAGLVALALVVHRLGRGGRFRRRVRAIARRHRETLALRRRQESYVDPYGNEILDGWLRERRYFAERTLLPRLEAEGYGDLIEPRWDEILDIVEAASLSVAAPDEAEDLPEDGIAYERYCAALLEQAGWEARTTKAAGDQGADVVAERDGVRLVVQCKRYAKPVGNGAVQEVVAARSYWGADRAAVVSNAGFTPAARKLAAATDVLLLHHDALAALGARPGRPR; encoded by the coding sequence ATGCGCCGCACCTCCAGCCTCGCCGACCGCCTGTTCTGGCCCATCGTGGCCGGGGGTGCGGCGAGCCTGTGGTTCGGCCCGAAGGCTCTCGCCGTCGCCGGCCTGGTGGCGCTGGCGCTGGTCGTGCATCGGCTCGGGCGCGGCGGCCGCTTCCGGCGCCGGGTCCGGGCGATCGCCCGGCGGCACCGCGAGACCCTGGCCCTGCGCCGGCGGCAGGAAAGCTACGTCGACCCCTACGGCAACGAGATCCTGGACGGCTGGCTGCGTGAGCGCCGCTACTTCGCGGAGCGCACATTGCTGCCGCGGCTGGAGGCCGAGGGCTACGGCGACCTGATCGAGCCGCGCTGGGACGAAATCCTGGACATCGTCGAGGCGGCCTCGTTGAGCGTCGCGGCGCCGGACGAGGCCGAGGATCTGCCGGAGGACGGGATCGCCTACGAGCGCTACTGCGCCGCCCTGCTCGAACAGGCCGGCTGGGAGGCGCGCACGACGAAGGCCGCCGGCGACCAGGGTGCCGACGTGGTGGCGGAGCGGGACGGGGTGCGGCTGGTGGTGCAGTGCAAGCGCTACGCGAAGCCGGTCGGCAACGGCGCGGTGCAGGAGGTGGTGGCGGCCCGCAGCTACTGGGGCGCCGACCGCGCCGCCGTGGTCTCGAATGCCGGCTTCACGCCGGCGGCCCGCAAGCTGGCGGCGGCGACCGACGTGCTGCTGCTGCATCACGACGCGCTCGCCGCCCTGGGCGCGCGGCCGGGACGGCCGCGCTGA
- a CDS encoding DUF1194 domain-containing protein, whose product MRSRVVALLACLLVAGAAGPPVRAGGDPVEVDVALVLAVDVSLSMTGDEQAVQREGYVEAFRNPAVHQAIRQGMVGRIAVTYVEWAGVGNQRVVVPWTLIAGPEEAAGFADRLGQSPPRRSTWTSIASAIDFSAGLLAGSGFEATRRVIDVSGDGPNNQGRSVTKARDDAVGQGIVINGLPLMIREPSGPWDIKDLDLYYRDCVIGGSGSFMVPVRERDQFAAAIRTKIIREVAGRETAGPLVRPAQGEPRANCLIGERPNPDWD is encoded by the coding sequence ATGAGATCACGCGTCGTCGCGCTTCTCGCCTGCCTGCTCGTGGCCGGCGCGGCCGGGCCCCCGGTCCGGGCGGGGGGCGACCCGGTCGAGGTCGATGTCGCCCTGGTGCTCGCCGTCGACGTCTCCCTGTCGATGACCGGCGACGAGCAGGCGGTGCAGCGGGAGGGCTACGTCGAGGCGTTCCGCAATCCGGCGGTCCACCAGGCGATCCGCCAGGGCATGGTCGGGCGCATCGCCGTCACCTATGTCGAGTGGGCCGGTGTCGGCAACCAGCGGGTCGTGGTGCCCTGGACGCTGATCGCCGGGCCCGAGGAGGCGGCCGGCTTCGCCGACCGGCTGGGCCAGAGCCCGCCCCGGCGCTCGACCTGGACCTCGATCGCCAGCGCCATCGACTTCTCCGCCGGCCTCCTGGCCGGCAGCGGCTTCGAGGCGACGCGGCGGGTGATCGACGTCTCGGGCGACGGCCCGAACAACCAGGGCCGCTCCGTCACCAAGGCGCGGGACGACGCCGTCGGGCAGGGCATCGTCATCAACGGCTTGCCGCTGATGATCCGCGAGCCCAGCGGTCCCTGGGACATCAAGGACCTCGACCTCTATTATCGCGACTGCGTCATCGGCGGCAGCGGCAGCTTCATGGTGCCTGTCCGCGAGCGCGACCAGTTCGCGGCGGCGATCCGCACCAAGATCATCCGCGAGGTGGCGGGCCGGGAGACGGCCGGGCCGCTCGTGCGGCCGGCCCAGGGCGAGCCCAGGGCCAACTGCCTCATCGGCGAACGTCCCAATCCCGACTGGGATTAG
- a CDS encoding MucR family transcriptional regulator → MSESEASTNHIGLAADIVAAFVSNNSVPAADLPSLIVSVHSALGGLGRGVAAEQAEPLTPAVPIKKSIMPDYLVCLEDGKKFKSLKRHLRTRYGLSPEDYRARWNLSPDYPMVAPNYAAARSELAKTMGLGQQRRKSLRGGTGNGHDLDVED, encoded by the coding sequence ATGAGTGAGAGTGAGGCGTCGACGAACCATATCGGGCTCGCGGCGGATATCGTGGCGGCTTTCGTGAGCAACAATTCGGTCCCGGCCGCCGATCTGCCGAGCCTGATCGTTTCGGTTCATTCCGCCCTGGGCGGCCTCGGTCGCGGCGTCGCGGCCGAACAGGCCGAGCCCCTGACCCCGGCGGTTCCGATCAAGAAGTCGATCATGCCGGATTATCTCGTCTGTTTGGAAGACGGCAAGAAGTTCAAGTCGCTGAAACGCCACCTGCGCACGCGATACGGCCTGTCGCCCGAGGATTACCGGGCACGCTGGAATCTTTCGCCCGACTATCCGATGGTGGCACCGAACTATGCGGCGGCTCGTTCGGAACTGGCGAAGACCATGGGCCTTGGGCAGCAGCGGCGCAAGTCCCTGCGCGGCGGCACGGGTAACGGGCACGACCTGGACGTCGAGGACTGA